The Papio anubis isolate 15944 chromosome 5, Panubis1.0, whole genome shotgun sequence genome has a segment encoding these proteins:
- the SPRY4 gene encoding protein sprouty homolog 4, producing the protein MEPPIPQSAPLTPSSVMVQPLLDSRMSHSRLQHPLTILPIDQMKTSHVENDYIDNPGLAPTTGPKRTRGGAPELAPTPARCDQDVTHHWISFSGRPSSVSSSSSTSSDQRLLDHMAPPPVADQASPRAVRIQPKVVHCKPLDLKGPAVPSELDKHFLLCEACGKCKCKECASPRTLPSCWVCNQECLCSAQTLVNYGTCMCLVQGIFYHCTNEDDEGSCADHPCSCSRSNCCARWSFMGALSVVLPCLLCYLPATGCVKLAQRGYDRLRRPGCRCKHTNSVICKAASGDAKTSRPDKPF; encoded by the coding sequence ATGGAGCCCCCGATCCCACAGAGCGCCCCCTTGACTCCCAGCTCAGTCATGGTCCAGCCCCTTCTTGACAGCCGGATGTCCCACAGCCGGCTCCAGCACCCACTCACTATCCTACCCATTGACCAGATGAAGACCAGCCACGTGGAGAACGACTACATAGACAACCCTGGCCTGGCCCCCACCACCGGCCCAAAGCGGACCCGGGGTGGGGCCCCAGAGCTGGCCCCGACGCCCGCCCGCTGTGACCAGGATGTCACCCACCACTGGATCTCCTTCAGCGGGCGCCCCAGCTCtgtgagcagcagcagcagcacatcCTCCGACCAGCGGCTCTTAGACCACATGGCACCACCACCCGTGGCCGACCAGGCCTCACCAAGGGCTGTGCGCATCCAGCCCAAGGTGGTCCACTGCAAGCCGCTGGACCTCAAGGGCCCGGCGGTCCCATCCGAGCTGGACAAGCACTTCTTGCTGTGCGAGGCCTGTGGGAAGTGTAAATGCAAGGAGTGTGCGTCCCCGCGGACGTTGCCCTCCTGCTGGGTCTGCAACCAGGAGTGCCTGTGCTCAGCCCAGACCCTGGTCAACTATGGCACGTGCATGTGTCTGGTGCAGGGCATCTTCTACCACTGCACGAATGAGGACGATGAGGGCTCCTGCGCTGACCACCCCTGCTCCTGCTCCCGCTCCAACTGCTGCGCTCGCTGGTCCTTCATGGGTGCTCTCTCCGTGGTGCTACCCTGCCTGCTCTGCTACCTGCCTGCCACCGGCTGCGTGAAGCTGGCCCAGCGCGGCTACGACCGACTGCGCCGCCCTGGTTGCCGCTGCAAGCACACGAACAGCGTCATCTGCAAAGCAGCCAGTGGGGATGCCAAGACCAGCAGGCCGGACAAGCCTTTCTGA